TAGTTCATAACGTGCTAAAACTTCATTTACTTTAGCCATAACTCCTGGTACATTTTTATGAATATGCAAGAACCTATGCGCTTTGTTTTGCTTTGGTAAACGAATATTAGGGAAGTTTACAGCATCAACCGTATTACCCGTATTCATATAATCCATAATTTTATTCGGTACAAAATCTGCAATATTAGCTTGTGCTTCTTCTGTACTACCTCCAACGTGTGGCGTTAAAATAACATTCTCTAAACCTTTAAGCTCCGTTTCAAACTCACCATTACTTCTAGGCTCTTCTGGAAAAACATCTATTGCAGCACCTGCCAATTTACCACTCTTTAATGCATTGGCTAATGCCGGAATATCTACCACAAAACCACGAGCTAAATTTATAAAAATAGCTCCATTTTTCATTTGGTTAATTTCTCTTTCTCCTATAAAATTAAGGTTTGCTTTATTATCATCTATATGTAGGGTTACCACGTCTGAAATATTCAATAAATCTTCAAGCGTATTACATTTCACAGCATTACCCAAAGCCAATTGATCATTTACATCATAATAATATACACGCATTCCTAAAGCTTCTGCTAAAACAGATAATTGCTTACCTATGTTCCCATACCCAACAATCCCTAAGTTTTTACCACGTACTTCTCTAGAATTTGCAGCAGTTTTATTCCATTGTCCTTGGTGAATTTCGGTACTACGCGTAAACACACTACGCATTAGCATAATAATTTCCCCAATTGCCAATTCTACTACAGAACGCGTATTACTATAAGGAGCATTAAATACGACAACTCCTTTAGCCTTACAAGCATCTAAGTCTATTTGCGTAGTTCCGATACAAAAAGCACCAACGACCATAAGCTTATTAGCAGCCTCTAGTACGTTCTTAGTAACTTGCGTTTTAGAACGTATACCAAGTACATGTACGCCTTTTATTTTTTCTATTAATTCTTCTTCTGTTAAACTGTGGTTAACGGTTTCTACAGAGAAACCTGCTTCAGATAGACTCTTAAACGCATCTGGATGCACATTTTCTAACAACAACATTTTTATCCTATTTTTTGGATAGGAAATTTTTCTAGGTAAATCGTTCACAAATAAAAATTCATCAAGGTTAGGTGTAATATAATCTGCATTTTTTGCAGCTTTTTCACGGTGTACATTTTCGGTATAGGCAAAAAACTTAT
This genomic stretch from Cellulophaga algicola DSM 14237 harbors:
- the serA gene encoding phosphoglycerate dehydrogenase — protein: MVATGRKYVFDFDSTLTRVEALDVLAELTLNGKSNKEEIIKEIQEITNLGIDGDISFTESLERRIKLLNAHKDDLPILVEELKTKISKSIEANKDFFRDYADDIYVISCGFKEFIDPIVKEYNIPSHRVYANTFKFDEEGKIVGFDETNVLAMHNGKIDCLKNMNLDGEVQVIGDGYSDYVMREAGIAHKFFAYTENVHREKAAKNADYITPNLDEFLFVNDLPRKISYPKNRIKMLLLENVHPDAFKSLSEAGFSVETVNHSLTEEELIEKIKGVHVLGIRSKTQVTKNVLEAANKLMVVGAFCIGTTQIDLDACKAKGVVVFNAPYSNTRSVVELAIGEIIMLMRSVFTRSTEIHQGQWNKTAANSREVRGKNLGIVGYGNIGKQLSVLAEALGMRVYYYDVNDQLALGNAVKCNTLEDLLNISDVVTLHIDDNKANLNFIGEREINQMKNGAIFINLARGFVVDIPALANALKSGKLAGAAIDVFPEEPRSNGEFETELKGLENVILTPHVGGSTEEAQANIADFVPNKIMDYMNTGNTVDAVNFPNIRLPKQNKAHRFLHIHKNVPGVMAKVNEVLARYELNITGQYLSTDNEVGYVISDVNKEYNKDVIKELKKIENTIKFRVLY